The proteins below come from a single Malus sylvestris chromosome 3, drMalSylv7.2, whole genome shotgun sequence genomic window:
- the LOC126614720 gene encoding uncharacterized protein LOC126614720 has protein sequence MASRCRHSFALALSLSFLTEFYRRFWIWVFSEERRRVKEEAAWRDFSFDLVVFEAPPKLWILTTACSTVCFMLLCFFRQRFNLVIRPFSMNLRPKRICYGLQYFGAFHIKKIFYCQLLGLFSVGVEMQNAVTIHWVDSIVDGPRGPPPRWKCSYANGGRAHILIYMLSMHASISVSLLRKKERNHQGPACSKLLHNFSYFSEKHK, from the exons ATGGCGTCAAGATGTCGTCATTCATTCGCTTTggctctctctctatcttttcTCACAGAGTTTTACAGAaggttttggatttgggttttcTCTGAGGAACGGAGGAGAGTGAAGGAGGAGGCTGCGTGGAGAGATTTTAGCTTTGATTTGGTGGTGTTTGAGGCTCCGCCGAAGCTCTGGATTTTAACTACTGCTTGCTCTACCGTCTGCTTTATGCTTCTTTGCTTTTTTCGGCAGAGATTCAACTTGGTGATTCGACCTTTTTCGATGAATTTGAGACCAAAAAG GATTTGTTATGGATTGCAATATTTTGGGGcttttcatataaaaaaaatattttattgccaattACTAGGACTATTTagtgtaggggtggagatgcaaaatgcGGTAACTATTCACTGGGTGGATAGCATAGTGGATGGCCCTAGGGGGCCTCCACCACGTTGGAAGTGCTCTTATGCCAATGGCGGCAGGGCTCATATCTTAATCTACATGCTCTCCATGCATGCATCCATATCCGTTTCCTTgttaagaaagaaagaaagaaatcatCAAGGGCCTGCATGCAGTAAGTTGCTGCacaatttctcatatttttccGAGAAACACAAATAA
- the LOC126615740 gene encoding protein transport protein sec24-like, producing MAVRASVSRFPIDAGAHESSGIPWGVSVTPFATKDENGQSPAYGSDGQLLPRCENCWAYFNTFCELDQWSWNCALCGNPQGLSSQAIARYSHPQSCPEMMSSFVDLELPVEESDEVMQPRPVYVAVIDLSSSEEFLELIKSALLASLEALGPGSLFGLATFSHKLGLYDVQGPIPVVKNVFIPPETDGTLPIELEDVMPLLQFLAPVETCKDRIGSALETLRPTTSWERTTAAGQGIDGVLMGGRGFGVAMEALLNYLGSEYGSTFALGRVFAFMSGPPDYGAGQLDTRRYGEQYASKGEDADRALLPEQTPFYRDLAAVAVQAGVCVDIFAVTNEYTDLASLKFLSVDSGGSLYLYSNTDDSTLPQDMYRMLSRPYAFGCVLRLRTSSEFKTGHSYGHFFPDPQYENVQHIICCDSYATYAYDFEFEDTKGFAKHGSEPPIIQIAFQYTVVLPPKELSDSTSVSSSRGKYSLKRRLRIRTLQCGVAQNMNELYDSVDPEVILSLLVHKVILASLEKGVREGRILLHDWLVILTAQYNEAYKLIQYKNGSAGTAQIDVAFTQCPELQSLPRLVFALLRNPLLRFHEEGVHPDYRIYLQCLFSALEPSSLHRAVYPVLTSYSTPDKQAYPRHSLSRAALITSGSPIFFLDAFTSLIVFYSSTADPSLPFPPPHDCLLRTVINNLKKERCITPKLIFIRGGQDDATPFENYLIEEQDVDGSGITSVMGFVSFLEDVTQSVLEYMKSGI from the exons ATGGCGGTCCGAGCCTCCGTGTCGCGGTTTCCGATCGACGCCGGGGCCCACGAGAGCTCAGGCATCCCATGGGGCGTTTCGGTGACGCCGTTCGCGACGAAGGACGAGAACGGCCAGTCGCCGGCGTACGGATCGGACGGCCAGCTGCTGCCGAGGTGCGAGAACTGCTGGGCGTATTTCAACACGTTCTGCGAGCTGGATCAGTGGTCGTGGAACTGTGCCCTGTGCGGAAACCCCCAGGGGCTTTCGTCTCAGGCCATTGCTCGATACTCGCACCCTCAGTCCTGCCCCGAAATGATGTCCTCGTTCGTAGATCTGGAGCTTCCTG TAGAAGAGTCGGATGAAGTAATGCAACCTCGCCCAGTTTACGTTGCGGTCATTGATTTGTCCT CTTCAGAAGAATTTTTGGAACTTATTAAAAGTGCATTGCTGGCCTCCTTGGAAG CTCTTGGGCCCGGTTCTCTGTTTGGTCTTGCTACTTTTAGCCACAAATTAGGGTTGTATGATGTTCAAGGACCTATACCAGTTGTAAAGAATGTTTTCATTCCACCGGAAACAGACGGTACCCTAccaattgagcttgaagatGTCATGCCATTGTTACAGTTTTTGGCTCCA GTGGAAACTTGTAAGGACCGTATTGGATCTGCACTTGAAACGCTCAGACCAACAACTTCATGGGAGAGAACCACAGCAGCTGGTCAAGGAATTGATGGTGTTTTGATGGGCGGGCGAGGGTTTGGGGTGGCAATGGAAGCACTTTTGAACTACCTTGGATCTGAGTATGGAAGTACATTTGCATTAG GTAGAGTCTTTGCCTTTATGTCTGGTCCTCCTGATTATGGAGCTGGGCAACTAGATACAAGACGTTATGGTGAACAATATGCTAGTAAGGGAGAGGATGCGGACCGTGCATTGCTTCCTGAGCAGACACCATTCTACAGAGATCTG GCTGCTGTCGCTGTTCAAGCAGGTGTTTGCGTGGACATTTTTGCTGTTACAAATGAGTATACAGATTTGGCGTCTTTGAAGTTTCTAAGTGTAGACAGTGGAggctcattgtatttatattCGAACACTGATGACTCAACTCTTCCTCAGGACAT GTACCGAATGCTAAGTCGGCCATATGCTTTTGGTTGTGTACTGCGATTGAGGACCTCATCTGAATTCAAAACTGGCCACTCT TATGGTCATTTCTTTCCGGATCCACAGTATGAGAATGTTCAACACATTATCTGTTGTGATTCTTATGCGACATATGCTTATGACTTTGAGTTTGAAGACACCAAGGGATTTGCAAA ACATGGATCAGAGCCTCCTATTATACAGATTGCATTTCAATACACTGTTGTACTGCCTCCTAAGGAGCTCTCCGATTCAACATCCGTGTCCTCAAGTAG aggCAAGTATTCCCTTAAACGACGACTAAGGATCCGAACATTACAATGTGGAGTTGCCCAAAATATGAATGAACTCTACGACAGTGTTGATCCTGAAGTAATCCTGTCACTGCTTGTTCACAAG GTTATACTAGCCTCTTTGGAGAAAGGAGTTCGGGAAGGCAGAATATTGCTTCATGATTGGCTTGTGATCCTAACAGCTCAATACAATGAAGCGTATAAACTAATTCAATACAAGAATGGGAGTGCAGGAACTGCTCAGATTGATGTTGCATTCACACAATGTCCAGAACTGCAGTCTTTGCCCCGCTTGGTTTTTGCATTGCTTCGAAATCCTCTGCTCCGTTTTCATGAAGAAGGTGTTCATCCGGACTACCGAATCTACCTGCAGTGCCTTTTCAG TGCACTGGAACCAAGTTCACTTCATCGTGCCGTGTATCCAGTGCTGACCTCCTATTCTACTCCAGACAAACAAGCATACCCACGCCATTCATTGAGTCGTGCAGCGCTGATTACCAGTGGTAGTCCTATATTTTTCCTTGATGCATTTACGTCTCTGATTGTGTTCTATTCCTCAACGGCAGACCCTTCACTTCCTTTTCCTCCACCTCATGATT GTTTGTTGCGGACTGTGATCAACAATTTGAAGAAAGAGAGATGCATCACCCCCAAACTCATATTTATCAGAGGAGGGCAGGACGATGCTACACCTTTCGAGAATTATCTTATTGAGGAACAGGATGTTGACGGAAGTGGTATAACGAGCGTTATgggttttgtttcctttctggAGGATGTTACGCAGAGTGTGCTAGAATACATGAAGTCTGGTATCTGA